The stretch of DNA AGTCTTGAGAATTTGACTAAAACTAGTAAATTCATAATTTGCACACTGATTCACGTTTTATCAAGTGTCTTTTTCTGGGGTAAGCAAAAGAATTGTCGAAATAACGCTTTTGACGGAAGTGGTATGCTCCGAGGCGGATGCATAAAGCATTCAAGGTAATTCACTAACTTCCTTTTTACTGTGGCCGCCATACCGTCAGGAGTGTGGTTCCCGGCGAGCCGAAAAATCATTTACGAAAATGGTGAGAAATTAAACTCGTATTGCTGTGAACATGGTATAGGACACGGGTGGGTTATATTGTAGTTTGTACTTAACAGATCTGgctgtattttctgtctttggaAAGGTTAAATTCAGATTTACCAGAGCAGTGAGTTGGAAAGCTCCCAGCTAGCGAAGCTAACACGAGGAGCCATTTTGGACGAGCTGCTTTAGTTCAGCAGTTACACGTGTGGTTTCCCTTCGGTGGCCGACCACTTACAGTCAGCTAGACTAAGTCGCGTGTTTTCATTGCGACTGTagcatatttttttctgtatgatCCAATTCTGACGTTACACTCTTCATGCCctgaacattttaacatagTTAACAATGAGTGGTCAAGTAAACTTAAAGATTGGCTTACGAAATCATGTTAGCATAATCGAGCTAAGCTAAGGCCTACAGCCGCAGTCATCTCGGCGATTTTGTCAAAGTGCGTGATATTAATGAGCCTAATAACTTTGCTCATGGCTGTTAAATGTGAGTAACATTAACTGCTGGCGATTCATCAGACTGATTAAATGATGGTAGTTTATCTGCCAGCACACGTTGGACGTGATTGATTGTCCAAAACGAGTTAAGTAACGCATTATAGAACCCTTGCATCTTACAGGATATGCACACCAAATCCACCAGTATGTAATTGTCTGAGTGCTTTTCTTCATTTCCCATCACAGGCCTGTGCCCGACCCCTGATCTCGGTTTATTCCGAGAAAGGAGAATCTTCAGGCAAAAATGTTGTAATGCCTGCTGTGTTTAAGGCTCCAATTCGCCCTGATGTTGTGAATTTTGTGCACACCAACATGCGCAAGAACAGCCGCCAGCCTTACGCAGTTAGTGAACTGGCAGGTAAGTACATATGTGTTGAGGTGGCACGTTACTAAGCCCTCAGTATACTCTTACAATTTTAGACTTAAGGTCTGACTTATTTTGATAGGATACTGCATTTGTGATATGTGTAATCGTGTATTTCAGGCCACCAGACCAGTGCAGAGTCCTGGGGTACAGGAAGAGCTGTGGCCCGTATCCCTCGTGTGAGAGGTGGTGGTACTCACCGCTCTGGCCAGGGTGCTTTTGGAAATGTATCCTTTTGACCAGGATTGAAGCTTCATAAGTTATCCTCCATTTTTAGAATGCTTTACTTCCCATGACAAATTAAACTTTTAGATTTGCTGTGATGGTGTAATTTGCGTCCTACTCTGTGACCAGTGACAGAATGCCTGCTGTCATATGCTGGCACAGTTGGCTGACGAACATTGAGTCTGAGCAGATTTGGTCCTTCACTAGTTAGTGCTTCTGCAGTTGTCAAACCACCTTGACTCTGATCTAGATGTGTCGTGGAGGTCGCATGTTTGCCCCCACTAAAACCTGGCGCCGCTGGCACCGCAGGATCAACACAACCCAGAAGCGCTATGCCATCTGTTCTGCCCTTGCTGCTTCTGCCATTCCTGCACTTGTCTTGTCCAAAGGTAAGATCCAACACACCATATTTGTAGAGGGCCACAACAGGTGTAGTTAGAAGAGCCATCAAAAAATTCTTGCAGTTAATTTAAAGTATGCTTTTCTTGCTATGATGGTGTAATTTGCGTCTGAGCCGGTGAACAGTGACAGTTGCCTGCTGTCTCTAAGCTGTCACAGGATATTGATGTGTGTTAAATTCTGAGCAAGTGCTGGTAACATTTAAGCCTAAAATCATGACAAGTTTGTTTGTGGATATCTTCAGTTGATTATGATTGATCTGTCAGGACACCGCATTGAGGAAATTCCTGAGGTCCCACTGGTGGTTGACGATAAAGTTGAAGGCTACAAGAAGACAAAGGAGGCCGTGCTCCTGCTGAAGAAGCTTAAGGCCTGGAATGACATTAAGAAGGTAATTTAATTCAGACCATAAGCTAAAGGATTTGATGTTTCAACTACTGTTTGCTCTTAAGGCTGGGTTGCATcagaatttgtttgtttatgaaatggaaacaaaatgatTATGAAGTTAAGAGTTCAAATTGTATGAACAGTATAGGAATCGCTGCTCTTTTTGATACAAAAAGTCCTCCGTATTAGGGTGAATAACTTGAGCATATTTCACTTACTTGAAGAAAATAGTCTATACTTGTTATTGCACACTAATAGTACTTTTTTAACGGGACTATCATTATTTTATATCGTTCCCAGGTCTACGCCTCTCAGCGCATGCGTGCTGGTAAAGGTAAGATGAGGAACCGTCGCAGAATCCAACGCAGAGGGCCGTGCATCATCTACAACCAAGATGCTGGCGTCACCAAAGCCTTCAGAAATATCCCAGGTGGGTTGTTGTTAAAATATAGAATTACTGTTGTTTTAAATCACTATACATGAAATTGCTCTTTTAAAAGAAGCAACAAGATGATGCACTCAACTTCAGTATTAAGTTATTGTTTGTGCTGTATTGTCCAGGCATCACTCTGCAGAACGTGAACAAACTGAACCTCCTGAGGCTCGCCCCTGGTGGTCACGTTGGACGCTTCTGCATCTGGACTGAGAGCGCTTTCCGCAAGCTGGATGAGCTGTATGGCACCTGGCGTAAACCTGCCTCCCTGAAGGTCGACTATAAGTGAGTATTTGAAAAGCATGCACGCTGTAGCAAAAGTGACACTGGTGTTGATCATATTACAGTGATGAGCTTCCACTTCATGGTCCGTGTTTTTGAAACTCTGTGATATTTAACGAAGTTCTGAGTCCAAGCGTCACAAAACTGGtcagtttcctgttttgatGTGAACATATATTAACCTGAACCTCTTCATGCCTTTTATTTCAGCCTGCCAATGCACAAGATGACCAACACAGACCTGAGCAGGATTCTCAAGAGTGAGGAGATCCAGAAAGCACTTCGCGCACCTAAGTAAGTACTGCACAGTTTAAgtgaatgaaatatgtttttgctgGTCAACTATGATGATGTTCCACTTCAGGTCCGTGTTTCTGAACCCTGATTATATGGAAGTCCTGAGCAACGCAGAGTGTTAATTACAAACATTGCTGTTTAGCAGTTCACATTGTTAAGACCGTATTACATTGTCATTACAGCAAGAAGATCAACCGCAGAGTACTGAAGAAGAATCCTCTTAAGAACTTGAGGATAATGCTCAAACTGAACCCATATGCCAAAACGGCAAGACGTCATGCCATCCTCAAGCATGACCCGGCGGTAAGAACTTCAACAATTCAAGCTTGAAGCAAAAGCTGTAGATTTGTCACTTGTGATTTTTGAAATTCTGTTCGGTCTTTCCATAGATCAAGGCTAAGATGCTGAAACCCAAGAAGAAGCCCGGAAAGAAGGGAGCACCAGCCAAACCCAAGGCATAAGTTTATACATAAAGACTGGAgttcagtgataataaaaacattggTTTCAAATTCATGAGTCAGACATCtcattcaaaattttaattcACAAGACTTACACATAAGCTAACAAAGATTTAATCTATTGGTGCTGAAAGGACATGAGGGTAAAAACAGGAATGTCAAGCACACAGGCTGAGCAGCATTTGTCATGATTAAATAATCTGATCATTAGAAAAAGATGGCTTTTCAGGCAGGCCTGCAATATAGCCCAAAGAATTGTTCAATACAGTTAATTTCACTTGGCATGTGGGTTTGTACACTGAATATATATCTATTGATTGCACAACATTTTGAGTACTTggtataaacatacatat from Seriola aureovittata isolate HTS-2021-v1 ecotype China chromosome 10, ASM2101889v1, whole genome shotgun sequence encodes:
- the rpl4 gene encoding 60S ribosomal protein L4 — encoded protein: MACARPLISVYSEKGESSGKNVVMPAVFKAPIRPDVVNFVHTNMRKNSRQPYAVSELAGHQTSAESWGTGRAVARIPRVRGGGTHRSGQGAFGNMCRGGRMFAPTKTWRRWHRRINTTQKRYAICSALAASAIPALVLSKGHRIEEIPEVPLVVDDKVEGYKKTKEAVLLLKKLKAWNDIKKVYASQRMRAGKGKMRNRRRIQRRGPCIIYNQDAGVTKAFRNIPGITLQNVNKLNLLRLAPGGHVGRFCIWTESAFRKLDELYGTWRKPASLKVDYNLPMHKMTNTDLSRILKSEEIQKALRAPNKKINRRVLKKNPLKNLRIMLKLNPYAKTARRHAILKHDPAIKAKMLKPKKKPGKKGAPAKPKA